A segment of the Primulina huaijiensis isolate GDHJ02 unplaced genomic scaffold, ASM1229523v2 scaffold208310, whole genome shotgun sequence genome:
TTATGTGGCTTGTTTTAagtatttacatttttatgtttttgtgttattttaacTTTCCTAATTTATTCATTATTTCTTAATCTAAGTTTAgaacataaatttaaattatgataGCATCGacttaaaaattataaactatttacttaatttattcatatatatttatgataGCATATTATTAATGCTAGTAATATTTGCGATATTTTTACTAATTTccgaaatttttaaatttttttttttataaattcgtGACCGTTCCAAAACCGTTCCGCAACATAACATTGGAACTAGAACGGTGGTTACCGCGACGGACACCGCTACTGTTCCGACGAACCATGATGCTATCGATAACAAAAGCTCCATGGATATGCTATAGTCAATaggtatttataatttatacacAAACATGTATTTCACACAACTATGCACTGAAATCCAGAAAACTATTACATTACAAAATGTAAATGCACTATATACCAAGTTCTCTGCGACTATCTTTTCCACTTGTCCATCTCTCTGGAAGTTGCTTGGATTAGCTTTTTAGTGTTCAAGACAAGCTCATCAACGAGGCCACCAATGTCATCCCTGACATCAAGAATCCACTTCACACCATATAAGAGGAAAAATAACTCTTATGGCTAGAAAAGCATGCAAATATCTAACTACTTCCAAGATGTATTAGTACTTCGGTGAATCCATGAGCACAAAGACCCTCCAATAAGTTTGTTGGTACTGGCTTAAGCCTTTAGTGCTCCATAAAACATACATTTGAACTTTATAAGTTCCTCAGTTATGGTCTTTGGAATAAAATAAACTTTACTGATGCTTCTCCATCCACAAAATTGATTTTCAAGGTAACTGATGCTTCCACCACATATATTTCAATGATTGAATATTAACAGAGTTGTTGGAAAGCACAACACGGAAAAGCCATAAGGAGAACTTGAATTATATGTAGTCTCGTTCATGTCAAAAGGCCCGGACATGCTATCCTTCTGGGATGCTCATAGAACCATTGGAATGGAAGGAGAGGAGGGAAAGAATCAAGGACCAGATTACCCATTTGTATTGATATTACCttgatttctttttttcttttggttcTGGTCCAGACCCCAATTTTTGGAGCAAGATCATGTCAATATTAATCCACAGAGTCAGGTTCAACAGGAGAAGCTCTCTCGTTTCTCCAATAAGCTCTCTCATTACTCATATGTCTCATCAATTCGCATGATTAGCAATAGAGACCTTCAATTCTTGCCATTGGAAGCAACAGGTTTTTGTTGCTATTACCTAGTTAAACACTCCTCACCTGTGTGACTTAAAAAGTTCAATTTTTTTCCCTAAGAGCTCATTTTTCTCTAAATCCCCTCACCATTTTCAACTTCCTGTATGCACGTTATACTAATTCAAAGTTCTCAAGTGATGTACAAGGATTCAAACATATTTAGCTTCCAGTAATTTAATATTCCCTACAGATAAATCGTAAAAGAATCAGAGACTCACTGAATAGGAACATTTCCTCTGCCGTTCAAGAATTTACCAATATTAGAGAATCTtccattttcatcataaacaacACCCCTTCCCAGGCCGTACCCAAATCCCATTCCAACCCCACATCCAGCTCCAATTCCAAACCCTAGCTGTAAACCCGGAAGACCCGGACCAAAACCGGCACCTTAACAGATCAACgagaaaagaaaaacgaaaagtaAGCGATTTGAAAGTTCGATTCACTGATTAGTCATTTGAGCACACAGTAAAAGAAGTGAGAGTGGTGGCATACCTCCAAAGAATCCAATTGCGAAACCCAAACCACATCCTGCGCCGATTCCGAAAGCGGGTCCAAGCTTGCCCAACTGCCTCGACTTAACCGCCGGTAGCTTCCACAAAATGCCTTTCTCATCTTCGTCCCTCCCATTCATATTTGCCCAAACGATAATATGGCTTTGTCCCTCGGTCGCTGACCGTATGTAGGCTAGGACACTCTAGACGACAATCTTGTGACGCGGGCCCATTTTTTTGGTATATTGAAAAATGTCGACGTTTTTGACATTATACGTGACaatattattgtattttttaaattcaacaggatttttaattttattgtccattgcccattttaaatatatatataataaaaccaaaaacaaaaattctaccttttaaaaaaaatacttttttaatCGTTTTTCTTAAACAACTTTTGTAAGCAAATATTctatttttataaaacattttttaaaaaaatattttttagtccattaattttttaatggaaCACACTCTTAACTTCGCCAAATTTctacttcaaatttttttaaaaaatatcatttcaattcCTTTTCTCATTGTATTCATTTTGAAAAGTTTAATTGATTACAAACAAGATATTTTACATCCGtccaataaaatattaataaatcaaCCATCGacgattttatcaaattttgcaTACACATTAACAGTTCcgagattattttttttacatgtcACAAAGCTTAAActgtttcaaaattttgagaCTACAAATACTGGTAAGTTCGAATATTCATGTTGAACTACAGTGCCTAGTAGTTATCTGTATGTATGGCCTGCAATTCATATACAATAGAAAAGAAGATATAGTCAAGGAAAGCGAAACAAGAAGTAACTTCTAATACTTAAATTATTAAAGGGTAATTccagtaaattatattaaacctTTCCCCGTGCCTAAACTAAAGAAAATGGCTTCTACACTGCTGTACTGATTAGTAAGACGGCTTAATTTAACCCCGAACTTTTGTTGTCCTATATGAGGCCTCTCCTCGACCATCTCTACATTCTGTTGAAAGCAAATGATAAAACTACAAATACATGAATGAatataaattcacaaaataaattAGAGGAAGAGAAAGACAAATCTTTCCCCAAGTGAAAAGGAACAGATGCAATTCCGGCTACAGGCTGATTGCTCTTGACGACACCTCCAACTCGCCTTCCTGCAACTCCATTTCAGCTTCCTTCTGAAGAACAGGTCATAGATATTGTTAGTTTACAAAGAAAGcccgattaaaaaaaaattcgacatAGAGACGTCAACTAGACACAAAGGCGGTGCCAGACGAGTAGTGAAGAATGggcaaaactaaaattttaaaaaattatggacgtgaagtcattttttttatacagaTCATATAGAATAAACTTAAAAGAGGAGAGAAAATATAGCTCCAGCCAATCTCcctggctccgccactgatATATAGACCATACCACCTTATCGTTCAACTTGGCATTGGCCTCTGCGAGGTATCTCTCCAAAGCGCCATCTCCATGAAGTACTTTTGCTCCATAACCAGGTGTATTTGTGGTCCCTATGGATTCTACATCAACCACCACAGCATCTATTCTATCTTTAACGGTCCTCAAATCAGGAATCTAAAACCAAAAGAGCAATGTCTTCTTAAGATACAAGTTGCCTAGAAGTTTACAGAGCAGGTGGTCTACCATAAAGATCAATCAAACATCaaattgcataaaccaaaaaGGATAAACTGCTACCAGATTACCTCGTACATAGCATCCATTAGAAGGCTTTCTAGTATGGCTCTTAAACCTCGGGCACCAGTATTCTTTATTCTTGCTTTATTAGCAATCAATCTTAAGGCTTTTTCGGCAAAATGAAGCTTAACCTGGAAATATAtacgagcaaacattttacccATCTATTTCATGCTTGAATTCCCAAGGGACAAGGACATTTCTAGctgcatgataaaaaaaaatgcttaCGTTATTCATGTGAAATAACTTTTTGTACTGCTTACCAAGAGCATTTTTGGGCTCGGTCAAGACCTGAAACATAAAATAAGACATCAGAAAAACAAGAACAATCATAGTTGACATTGCATAAGATACTTCCTTCTTAAAAGTGTAAAATTCCagaaaaaagaaattcaatAATACAAGTTAAAAGCAGAAATCAATACATCGATAAGAAAGTGAAATACCAAAAAGGTTTGGTTAATTCACATTAGTTATTGTGAGCCCTTTAGGCTAATCAATGCCTCCTTTGGAAATCAACGTGATATTTTATTCTGTTGATTGTTCCCAAAATACATTTCACGCGTTGTGATCATCAAAATCAACACAAAATCACATCTCCGCCagaaaaaaggtaaatttcaatttaatatacTACGGTTTTCGAACCAATCAGATAAATACAGAAAAATTCTAGTTAATCATAACTACAATTAACACC
Coding sequences within it:
- the LOC140966952 gene encoding uncharacterized protein, producing MNGRDEDEKGILWKLPAVKSRQLGKLGPAFGIGAGCGLGFAIGFFGGAGFGPGLPGLQLGFGIGAGCGVGMGFGYGLGRGVVYDENGRFSNIGKFLNGRGNVPIQDDIGGLVDELVLNTKKLIQATSREMDKWKR